A stretch of Natronococcus sp. CG52 DNA encodes these proteins:
- a CDS encoding lipid II:glycine glycyltransferase FemX, producing MADQKTASVRRSDLRGDDAETRRAVGETQSGHEAAVIDTIRAIDSARWNAVVERSSCGTVFHRHEWLDAIETGLEYESKHLVVTKDGNIIGLLPNFVADVPMTPVQRLTSLYPGFGGPVVTTDVEDALSLMIDAVPDLCTGRTVAHEIRACNTDYLRYNDFLQSRGYRPARLGGRFLLHLDRSYEEILAGMSKSRRKGIERGRDTDHEIVEEDVTRASLERFHRVYERHMENVGGEAYPLEFFERLADVRSRILLVTIRIEGEYAGGFLELLDDEQSAVHGFFAAVPEAYYDYHASELLYDYVIRWAIDHDYDLYDFGGSEADFDDGVFRFKEGFGGRLVPNLYWERGCSPAWKLVKAGRSLYWRHAK from the coding sequence ATGGCGGATCAAAAAACCGCGAGTGTACGTCGATCTGATCTTCGTGGGGATGACGCCGAGACGAGGCGCGCGGTGGGCGAGACGCAATCGGGCCACGAAGCGGCCGTCATCGATACGATCAGAGCGATCGACAGCGCCCGGTGGAACGCGGTCGTCGAGCGCTCGAGCTGTGGCACCGTCTTCCACCGTCACGAGTGGCTCGACGCGATCGAAACAGGGCTGGAGTACGAGTCGAAACACCTCGTCGTGACGAAGGACGGAAACATCATCGGGCTGCTGCCAAATTTCGTCGCGGACGTTCCGATGACGCCGGTCCAGCGGTTGACGTCCCTCTACCCGGGGTTCGGCGGACCGGTGGTGACGACGGACGTGGAAGACGCCCTCTCGCTGATGATCGACGCCGTTCCGGACCTCTGCACCGGGCGGACGGTCGCCCACGAGATCCGCGCGTGCAACACCGACTACCTCCGGTACAACGACTTTCTGCAGTCTCGAGGGTACCGTCCGGCTCGACTGGGCGGTCGGTTTCTGCTCCACCTCGACAGGAGCTACGAGGAGATCCTGGCCGGCATGAGTAAATCGAGACGAAAGGGTATCGAACGCGGACGGGATACCGATCACGAGATCGTCGAAGAGGACGTGACGAGGGCGAGCCTGGAGCGATTTCACCGGGTGTACGAACGACACATGGAAAACGTCGGGGGCGAAGCTTATCCGCTCGAGTTCTTCGAACGCCTAGCGGACGTGCGGTCGCGGATACTCCTCGTCACGATCCGAATCGAGGGCGAGTACGCGGGCGGGTTCCTAGAGCTGCTCGACGACGAGCAATCCGCCGTACACGGATTTTTCGCCGCCGTACCCGAAGCGTACTACGACTATCACGCGTCGGAACTCCTGTACGATTACGTGATCCGGTGGGCGATAGACCACGACTACGACCTGTACGACTTCGGCGGTTCGGAGGCCGACTTCGACGACGGCGTGTTCAGGTTCAAGGAGGGGTTCGGCGGTCGCCTGGTCCCGAACCTCTACTGGGAGCGCGGCTGCAGTCCGGCGTGGAAACTGGTGAAGGCTGGGCGATCGCTGTACTGGCGACACGCCAAGTGA
- a CDS encoding formyltransferase family protein — protein MTPAKPTAVGILCEPFLYEWHVRSVERLQAEASANVPLVVSNAATREHEAESWNTRDRIGLDDVVQFFDVFRRQKAWTVVLAERNVGRLLGDEEPLWHRRSVENVECLADADHVRCEPRREDGWFEFPDDVVARIAERCDVVILFGFGLIRGKILNAPEYGVLNVHPADIRRYRGLGPETAFYDGRTSAGATVQRLNETVDGGEIVAFDETDISDCDTLWDVWERIVTLQARLLAEAVDNLRDPTFEPTSVPDEQLGDFYYRSHRHGPEFSGRILAKNLFGRIRRQFRKADVAGGRSI, from the coding sequence ATGACGCCGGCGAAACCGACCGCAGTCGGAATCCTGTGCGAGCCGTTCCTGTACGAGTGGCACGTGCGCTCCGTAGAGCGACTGCAGGCTGAGGCGAGTGCGAACGTTCCGCTGGTAGTGAGCAACGCCGCTACTAGGGAACACGAAGCCGAATCGTGGAACACGAGGGATCGCATCGGTCTCGACGACGTCGTCCAATTTTTCGACGTCTTCCGGCGGCAGAAAGCCTGGACGGTCGTTCTGGCGGAGCGAAACGTCGGCCGGTTGCTCGGCGACGAGGAACCGCTCTGGCACCGACGCTCCGTCGAAAACGTCGAGTGCCTCGCCGACGCGGATCACGTTCGCTGCGAGCCGAGGCGGGAGGACGGTTGGTTCGAGTTCCCCGACGACGTCGTCGCCAGGATCGCGGAGCGGTGCGACGTCGTGATCCTCTTCGGGTTCGGTCTGATCAGAGGAAAAATCCTAAACGCGCCCGAGTACGGCGTTCTGAACGTCCATCCTGCTGATATCCGGCGGTATCGAGGATTAGGTCCCGAGACGGCTTTCTACGACGGACGGACCAGCGCCGGCGCGACGGTTCAACGGCTAAACGAGACGGTCGACGGCGGCGAGATCGTCGCGTTCGACGAGACGGATATTAGCGATTGCGACACGCTGTGGGACGTCTGGGAGCGAATCGTAACGCTACAGGCCCGCCTCCTGGCCGAGGCCGTCGACAATTTGCGCGACCCGACGTTCGAACCGACGAGCGTCCCCGACGAGCAACTGGGCGACTTCTACTATCGAAGTCACCGTCACGGGCCGGAGTTCTCGGGACGAATCCTGGCGAAGAACCTCTTCGGGCGAATCCGGCGACAGTTTCGGAAAGCGGACGTCGCGGGCGGTCGGTCTATTTAA